One Hydrogenophaga crassostreae genomic region harbors:
- a CDS encoding tripartite tricarboxylate transporter permease, with translation MDSLNALANGFAIALTWQNLMLALIGCLLGTLIGALPGLGPSNGVAILIPVVFSLGLPATPALILLTSVYYGAMYGGRISSILLNIPGDEPALMTTLDGYPMARAGQAGEALAISGISSFVGAFFATWGLVFLAPQLVDLALLFGPAEYFAMFTLAFATLGGVTSANQAKAAFAAAIGLALAFVGVDGQTGVPRFSFGNVHFYDGIDFLIAIVGMFALSEVLVFIEERGNANSTSTQPVTSIGRAIPPWSMIKQTSGSMTRGTILGFIAGVLPGAGASLGSFLAYTVEKKVVGKKGFFGKGDPRGVAAPEAGNNAAAGGALIPMLALGVPGSGTTAVLLAMLLSLNITPGPLLFTNNPDVVWGLIAALFIANVMLLLLNVPMVGVFARVLRIPSYYLMPAVAMISFIGIYALTNSTFDLMLMIGFGVFGWLMRKLNIPMVPVILGILLGELMEKNLRRALTISDGDLSILYGSPLAVTFLGMAVAGFVLPIFIAKFVTPKRAVAESHNDGTSD, from the coding sequence ATGGACTCCTTAAACGCACTGGCCAATGGCTTTGCCATTGCCCTCACCTGGCAAAACCTGATGCTGGCCCTGATCGGCTGCCTGCTGGGCACCCTGATCGGCGCCCTGCCCGGCCTCGGCCCATCCAACGGCGTGGCCATTCTGATTCCGGTCGTCTTCAGCCTGGGATTGCCGGCCACGCCAGCGCTCATCCTGCTCACCAGCGTCTACTACGGCGCCATGTACGGCGGCCGCATTTCATCGATTCTGCTCAACATCCCGGGCGATGAACCCGCGCTCATGACCACGCTCGATGGCTACCCCATGGCCCGGGCGGGCCAAGCGGGCGAAGCATTGGCGATTTCAGGCATCTCCTCGTTCGTCGGCGCCTTCTTCGCCACCTGGGGCCTGGTGTTCCTCGCCCCACAGCTGGTGGATCTGGCCTTGCTGTTTGGCCCGGCCGAGTACTTCGCCATGTTCACCCTGGCCTTCGCCACGCTGGGCGGCGTGACCAGTGCCAACCAGGCAAAGGCCGCCTTCGCCGCCGCCATCGGCCTGGCGCTGGCCTTCGTGGGCGTGGACGGGCAGACCGGCGTGCCGCGCTTCTCGTTTGGCAATGTGCACTTCTACGACGGCATCGATTTCCTGATCGCCATCGTCGGCATGTTTGCGCTGTCGGAGGTCCTGGTGTTCATTGAAGAGCGCGGCAACGCCAACAGCACCTCGACCCAGCCAGTGACCTCCATTGGTCGCGCCATTCCACCGTGGTCCATGATCAAGCAGACCAGCGGCTCCATGACCCGCGGCACCATCCTGGGCTTCATCGCCGGTGTGCTGCCTGGCGCAGGCGCTTCGCTGGGCTCCTTCCTGGCCTACACGGTGGAAAAGAAGGTGGTCGGCAAGAAGGGCTTCTTTGGCAAGGGCGATCCACGCGGTGTGGCCGCGCCCGAGGCGGGCAACAACGCCGCTGCCGGCGGGGCGCTCATCCCCATGCTGGCGCTGGGCGTGCCCGGCTCGGGCACCACCGCCGTGCTGCTGGCCATGCTGCTGTCGCTCAACATCACGCCGGGCCCCCTGCTGTTCACCAACAATCCGGATGTCGTCTGGGGCCTGATCGCGGCGCTGTTCATCGCCAACGTGATGCTGCTGCTGTTGAACGTGCCGATGGTGGGTGTGTTTGCCCGGGTGCTGCGCATCCCGTCGTACTACCTGATGCCTGCGGTGGCAATGATCTCCTTCATCGGTATCTACGCGCTGACCAACTCCACGTTTGACCTGATGCTGATGATAGGTTTCGGCGTGTTCGGCTGGCTGATGCGCAAGCTCAACATCCCGATGGTGCCGGTGATTCTGGGCATCTTGCTGGGCGAACTGATGGAGAAGAACCTGCGCCGCGCGCTGACCATCTCGGATGGCGATCTGTCGATTTTGTACGGCTCGCCGCTGGCCGTGACCTTCCTTGGCATGGCTGTGGCAGGTTTTGTGCTGCCCATCTTCATCGCCAAGTTCGTGACACCCAAACGCGCCGTTGCAGAAAGCCACAACGACGGCACTTCGGACTGA
- a CDS encoding tripartite tricarboxylate transporter TctB family protein, translated as MSDRIFGAATIVLSLLMVWATGLIEESFIQDPLGPKAFPLVIAGVMGISGLVMIFKPDAEPHWPGAVKLAELVATVGVFIAYAQTLPIAGFVLSTAVASAFLVWRLGGTTRQSLIGGVVISVGIYALFQHVLGLNLAKGPWGF; from the coding sequence ATGAGTGACCGAATTTTTGGCGCCGCGACGATTGTGTTGTCGCTGCTGATGGTGTGGGCCACTGGCCTCATCGAAGAAAGCTTTATTCAGGATCCGCTGGGCCCCAAGGCCTTTCCGCTGGTGATCGCAGGCGTGATGGGCATCTCCGGCCTGGTCATGATCTTCAAACCCGACGCGGAGCCCCATTGGCCGGGCGCGGTGAAGCTCGCCGAACTGGTGGCCACTGTGGGCGTGTTCATCGCCTATGCCCAAACATTGCCGATCGCCGGCTTCGTGCTCAGCACCGCTGTCGCCTCGGCCTTTCTGGTCTGGCGCCTGGGCGGCACCACCCGCCAGTCGCTGATCGGCGGCGTCGTGATTTCCGTTGGCATTTACGCCCTCTTCCAGCACGTTCTGGGTCTCAACCTGGCCAAAGGCCCCTGGGGTTTCTGA
- a CDS encoding Bug family tripartite tricarboxylate transporter substrate binding protein, whose product MTPTTSIARWAAPLGIALAAASMPASAFEPSGTECIAPAGAGGGWDMTCRMVGKTMQDLKLLPGTMQVTNKAGGGGGVAFAEVVNKRNDENNLIVAASSATSTRLAQGAYPGNTMDQVRWIAAVGADYGMIAVAADSPLKTLPELLAKVKADASSVAFAGGSAVGGWDHLKVLIAARKAGITNVRSVKYVAFDGGGEAVTQLLAGKVQAFTGDISEVKGFVDAGKIKVLAVMAPERLEGDFAKYPTAKEQGLDVVGANWRGFYAPGKMSDDAYNYWVKSLGATYDSKEWKAIMASNGMAPLNLRGPAFQKFVKESVDEIHELSLEIGIVKK is encoded by the coding sequence ATGACCCCAACCACATCCATCGCCCGCTGGGCTGCCCCACTGGGTATCGCTCTGGCCGCCGCATCCATGCCAGCCAGCGCCTTTGAACCCAGCGGCACCGAGTGCATCGCACCGGCAGGCGCCGGCGGCGGCTGGGACATGACCTGCCGCATGGTGGGCAAAACCATGCAAGACCTCAAGCTCCTGCCGGGCACCATGCAGGTGACCAACAAGGCCGGCGGCGGCGGCGGCGTGGCATTTGCCGAAGTGGTGAACAAGCGCAACGACGAAAACAACCTGATCGTGGCCGCTTCTTCTGCCACCTCCACCCGTCTGGCTCAGGGCGCTTACCCTGGCAACACCATGGACCAGGTGCGCTGGATCGCAGCCGTGGGCGCTGACTACGGCATGATCGCCGTCGCAGCCGACTCCCCGCTCAAAACCCTGCCTGAGTTGCTCGCCAAGGTAAAGGCCGATGCGTCTTCAGTGGCCTTTGCGGGTGGTTCTGCCGTGGGCGGCTGGGACCACCTCAAGGTGTTGATCGCTGCGCGCAAAGCCGGTATCACCAACGTGCGATCGGTGAAATACGTGGCGTTTGACGGCGGCGGCGAAGCCGTGACGCAGTTGCTGGCAGGCAAAGTACAGGCCTTCACCGGCGACATCTCCGAAGTCAAAGGCTTTGTGGACGCCGGCAAGATCAAGGTGTTGGCCGTGATGGCGCCCGAGCGTCTGGAAGGCGATTTCGCCAAATACCCCACAGCCAAGGAGCAAGGTCTTGATGTGGTTGGCGCCAACTGGCGCGGTTTCTATGCACCCGGCAAGATGAGCGACGACGCCTACAACTACTGGGTCAAGAGCCTGGGCGCCACCTACGACTCGAAAGAGTGGAAAGCCATCATGGCCAGCAACGGCATGGCGCCGCTGAACCTGCGCGGTCCAGCCTTCCAGAAGTTCGTGAAAGAGTCCGTGGATGAGATCCACGAGCTGTCGCTGGAAATCGGCATCGTCAAGAAGTAA
- a CDS encoding response regulator transcription factor, which translates to MKLLLIEDDPSLQATLVRTLGRRGWEVATCADGALALQQWEAVQPDVVALDLTLPHVDGLQLLTTARQRGWSTPVLILTARGTVGDRVIGLNTGADDYLAKPFDLDELEARLKALSRRRLPVGAALASDSSLSHVSALGSLRLDAESGAAYQGDQVLDLPPRELALLQALLSRPGRAIAKEKLFDWVFPGALDVQYEAIEVVAYRLRKRLTGTGVKLVTLRGLGYLLKADE; encoded by the coding sequence ATGAAGTTGCTGTTGATCGAAGACGATCCATCCTTGCAGGCCACACTGGTGCGCACCCTGGGCCGGCGAGGCTGGGAGGTGGCGACCTGTGCGGACGGCGCCTTGGCGCTGCAGCAATGGGAGGCGGTACAACCCGACGTGGTGGCGCTGGATTTGACATTGCCCCACGTGGATGGCCTGCAACTGCTGACCACCGCCCGCCAGCGCGGCTGGTCCACACCCGTGTTGATCTTGACAGCACGGGGGACCGTGGGCGACCGCGTGATCGGGCTCAACACAGGGGCCGACGACTACCTGGCCAAACCCTTTGATCTGGACGAGCTGGAAGCGCGCCTGAAGGCCTTGAGCCGCAGGCGGTTGCCGGTTGGTGCGGCGCTGGCCAGTGACAGCTCGCTTTCCCATGTCTCCGCATTGGGTTCGCTGCGGCTCGATGCTGAAAGCGGTGCCGCCTACCAGGGCGATCAGGTTCTGGATTTGCCGCCACGCGAATTGGCGCTGTTGCAGGCGCTGCTTTCCAGGCCAGGCCGGGCCATTGCCAAGGAAAAGCTGTTTGACTGGGTGTTTCCCGGTGCACTGGATGTGCAGTACGAAGCGATCGAAGTGGTGGCCTATCGGCTGCGCAAACGGTTGACGGGGACCGGCGTGAAACTGGTGACCTTGCGCGGGCTTGGCTACCTGCTCAAGGCCGACGAATGA
- a CDS encoding sensor histidine kinase — MSEVQGRPMSLRRTLLLGILLPVLGLVALNTLSLYREALDTATTAYDRTLLASAKTISEQLDVSGFDEQAVFTARVPYAALEAFEADNQSRLFYKVSTLDGELVSGYEDLPQWTGKVPLRPAYAALVDFYDDRYRDSPVRVAALVQPVASARGRGIAVVQVAETLELREALARDMLIGTLWRQGLLLLVIALVVVWVVQRATKPVRTLSEQLQRRVENDFTPLPSEGLPRELWPLVKATNQLMGRLTQLLDHQRRFVRDTSHQLRTPLAVLKAQVQSAKRGDQPPDTAFGEIEQTVDRATHMANQMLALAKVEQLREQALALPSRLDESVRNVALDLAPLVADKDIDFDLKTQPVTVQAHGWMLNELFRNLLHNAVKHTQAHGQLRVEVAPSPGEQALLRVRNEGASLSPSQIERLFQPFAATGGQQGAGLGLAICHSIVEALDGRIELVNVPAHRGQPAGVEARVWLPLRQGSVDPVRSDRP; from the coding sequence ATGAGTGAGGTGCAGGGGCGCCCGATGTCGTTGCGGCGCACGCTGCTGCTGGGCATTTTGCTGCCGGTCTTGGGCCTCGTGGCATTGAACACCTTGAGCCTTTACCGGGAGGCGCTGGACACCGCCACCACCGCGTACGATCGCACGCTCCTGGCCTCCGCCAAAACCATCAGCGAGCAGCTCGATGTGAGCGGATTCGACGAACAAGCGGTGTTCACCGCCCGCGTGCCTTATGCGGCGCTGGAAGCTTTTGAGGCCGACAACCAGAGTCGGCTGTTCTACAAGGTCTCGACCCTGGATGGCGAACTGGTGTCGGGCTACGAAGACCTCCCCCAGTGGACCGGCAAAGTGCCATTGCGACCGGCCTACGCGGCGCTGGTGGATTTTTACGACGACCGCTACCGAGACAGCCCGGTGCGGGTGGCGGCGCTGGTGCAACCGGTGGCGAGTGCGCGCGGGCGCGGTATCGCGGTGGTGCAGGTGGCTGAAACGCTGGAGCTGCGCGAGGCCCTGGCGCGCGACATGTTGATCGGGACCCTGTGGCGCCAGGGCCTGTTGCTGTTGGTGATCGCCTTGGTGGTGGTCTGGGTCGTGCAGCGGGCGACCAAGCCTGTGCGTACCTTGTCGGAGCAATTGCAGCGCCGTGTTGAAAACGACTTCACGCCGTTGCCATCTGAAGGTTTGCCGCGCGAGCTCTGGCCGCTGGTCAAAGCCACCAACCAGCTCATGGGTCGACTGACCCAATTGCTGGATCACCAACGCCGCTTCGTGCGCGACACCTCGCATCAGTTGCGCACGCCGCTGGCCGTGCTCAAGGCGCAGGTGCAGTCGGCCAAACGCGGTGATCAGCCGCCCGATACCGCTTTTGGTGAGATCGAGCAAACGGTGGACCGGGCTACCCACATGGCCAACCAGATGCTGGCTCTGGCCAAAGTGGAGCAGCTGCGCGAGCAGGCACTGGCCCTGCCCAGCCGGCTGGATGAAAGCGTGCGCAATGTGGCGCTGGATCTTGCGCCGCTGGTGGCCGACAAAGACATTGATTTTGATCTCAAGACCCAGCCGGTGACGGTACAGGCGCACGGGTGGATGCTCAACGAACTGTTTCGCAACCTGCTGCACAACGCTGTAAAACACACCCAGGCGCACGGCCAGTTGCGGGTAGAAGTGGCGCCCTCGCCAGGCGAGCAGGCTTTGCTGCGGGTGCGCAACGAGGGGGCCAGCCTGTCACCCAGCCAGATAGAGCGTTTGTTTCAGCCTTTTGCCGCCACGGGGGGGCAGCAGGGTGCCGGGTTGGGACTGGCGATTTGCCACAGCATTGTGGAGGCGCTGGATGGGCGCATTGAGCTCGTCAATGTGCCAGCCCACAGGGGCCAACCTGCGGGGGTGGAGGCGAGGGTGTGGCTGCCGTTGCGACAGGGGTCGGTGGACCCCGTCAGGTCAGACCGGCCTTGA
- a CDS encoding tripartite tricarboxylate transporter substrate binding protein, with product MDRKQFLQLAAAASLNALGLPAKAADNAAPQLQYRILIPANAGGGWDLTGRAIGQALVGSGAAAEVSYENRGGAAGTMGLAQFAKGYRHNPHALMVMGSVMLGGIITGNPPVSLDQVRPLARLTNEFNVFVLPPNSPYKDMAEVLRQFRNDPGSIKWGGGSRGSTEHIAVHMIAKATGVPHGRINYVPFRGGGEAAAAVMAGYISVGGSGFSEFLPHIAGQRMRAVAVTAGQRLPGTDAPTLRELGVDVVIGNWRGVCAPAGLTPLEFTALTETIQTAMQSADWQRSLQRHQWLADPLVGAPFEAFVAQEFESLRDVLLKAGLT from the coding sequence ATGGATCGCAAACAATTCCTGCAACTCGCAGCAGCCGCTTCGCTGAACGCCCTGGGCCTGCCAGCGAAGGCCGCAGACAACGCTGCGCCACAACTCCAGTACCGCATTCTGATTCCGGCCAACGCCGGTGGCGGCTGGGACCTCACCGGACGCGCCATCGGCCAGGCGTTGGTGGGCAGCGGCGCGGCGGCCGAGGTGAGCTACGAAAACCGGGGTGGCGCTGCAGGCACGATGGGCCTGGCCCAATTCGCCAAGGGTTACCGCCACAATCCCCACGCGCTGATGGTCATGGGCTCGGTGATGCTGGGCGGCATCATCACCGGCAACCCGCCGGTGAGCCTGGACCAGGTGCGACCGCTGGCGCGCTTGACCAACGAATTCAATGTGTTTGTATTGCCCCCCAATTCACCTTACAAAGACATGGCCGAGGTGTTGCGCCAGTTCCGCAACGACCCCGGCAGCATCAAATGGGGCGGTGGCTCGCGCGGTTCCACAGAGCACATTGCCGTGCACATGATCGCCAAAGCCACAGGCGTGCCCCATGGCCGCATCAACTATGTGCCTTTTCGCGGCGGAGGCGAGGCGGCGGCGGCGGTGATGGCGGGCTATATCTCGGTGGGCGGCAGTGGATTCAGCGAGTTTTTGCCCCATATCGCGGGCCAGCGCATGCGAGCCGTGGCGGTGACCGCCGGCCAACGCTTGCCGGGCACCGATGCGCCCACGCTGCGCGAACTGGGCGTGGACGTGGTAATCGGAAATTGGCGCGGGGTGTGTGCGCCTGCGGGTCTGACACCCCTGGAATTCACGGCACTCACCGAGACGATACAAACCGCGATGCAATCGGCCGATTGGCAGCGTTCGCTGCAGCGCCATCAGTGGCTGGCCGACCCTCTGGTGGGCGCGCCGTTCGAGGCTTTTGTGGCGCAGGAGTTTGAAAGCCTGCGCGACGTGTTGCTCAAGGCCGGTCTGACCTGA
- a CDS encoding RNA-binding S4 domain-containing protein, with translation MTAPNQPSTKVRMDKWLWAARFYKTRGLSSEAIDKGRILVNGQSTKPSKEVKLGDTIEIRNGPMVRTVVVRGLSGVRGPAPAAALLYEETPESIRQRLASTESRRLAPEPALALQQGRPTKRDRRDMQALRGEPTTGSDWGDRWSASLDGD, from the coding sequence ATGACCGCGCCCAACCAACCGTCCACCAAAGTCCGCATGGACAAATGGCTCTGGGCGGCGCGCTTCTACAAGACACGTGGCCTGAGCAGCGAAGCCATCGACAAGGGGCGGATACTGGTCAATGGCCAGTCCACCAAGCCCTCCAAAGAGGTCAAGCTGGGCGACACCATCGAGATTCGCAACGGACCCATGGTGCGTACCGTGGTGGTGCGCGGTCTGTCTGGCGTGCGCGGCCCGGCACCGGCAGCCGCACTGCTGTACGAAGAAACCCCCGAGTCCATCCGCCAGCGACTGGCATCGACCGAATCGCGCCGACTGGCCCCAGAGCCGGCCCTGGCCTTGCAACAGGGTCGCCCGACCAAACGGGACCGCCGCGATATGCAGGCGCTGCGGGGTGAGCCAACGACAGGCAGCGATTGGGGCGACCGCTGGAGTGCCTCGCTGGACGGCGACTGA
- a CDS encoding sigma-54 interaction domain-containing protein, whose product MIRDDRLPRDAQSILELAARSMFDLFANASEGMLLVDRNARVVWINDLYRRYLPALGFDREEDFVGHPVSNVVQNTQMHQVLATGKPILIDLLTNKAGTFVVSRIPLRDDAGEVIGVLGIVLFDHPETTLQPLIAKFARLEQDLNDARRELASQRRSKYTFASFVGTSAGALEVKRQARRAAQSTSPVLLLGETGTGKELLAHAIHAASPRAGQPFVSVNMAAVPEALLEAEFFGVAPGAYTGADKKGRDGKFKLADGGTLFLDELGDMPPSVQVKLLRALQEGEIEPLGSNKLVQFDVRVVAATSRDLQQMVRDGGFREDLFYRLNVLPIRVPPLRERQADIALLTETLCEDIAMRGGGHHMELSLEAQALLAAQPWRGNIRELRNVLEQLALRSDSPQIEASELRAVLEAGGQAPLPALAVRPGAGFASPSVAPAAIRPLAERVAELEHSAIAEALVHTAGNRTAAARLLGISRASLYDRLETMGELSEKQTIV is encoded by the coding sequence ATGATCCGAGATGACCGCCTGCCACGCGATGCACAAAGCATTCTCGAACTCGCCGCGAGGTCGATGTTCGATCTGTTCGCCAACGCCAGCGAAGGCATGTTGCTGGTCGATCGCAATGCGCGCGTGGTCTGGATCAACGACCTGTACCGCCGCTACCTCCCGGCGCTCGGCTTCGACCGCGAGGAAGATTTTGTCGGCCACCCGGTCTCCAACGTGGTCCAGAACACGCAGATGCACCAGGTGCTCGCCACCGGCAAGCCCATCCTCATCGATCTGTTGACCAACAAGGCGGGCACTTTCGTGGTCAGCCGCATCCCGTTGCGCGATGACGCGGGCGAAGTCATCGGGGTGCTGGGCATTGTGCTGTTCGATCACCCGGAGACCACGCTGCAGCCGCTGATTGCCAAGTTTGCCCGGCTGGAGCAAGACCTCAACGATGCGCGCCGCGAGCTCGCCAGCCAGCGCCGCAGCAAATACACCTTCGCCAGTTTTGTCGGCACCTCGGCCGGCGCGCTGGAGGTCAAGCGCCAGGCGCGCCGTGCGGCGCAATCGACCAGTCCGGTGCTGCTGCTGGGCGAGACCGGCACCGGCAAGGAGTTGCTGGCCCATGCCATTCACGCGGCGTCCCCACGCGCCGGGCAGCCGTTTGTGAGTGTGAACATGGCAGCGGTGCCCGAGGCGCTGCTCGAGGCGGAGTTTTTTGGTGTGGCGCCGGGGGCTTATACCGGGGCCGACAAAAAGGGGCGCGACGGTAAATTCAAGCTCGCCGATGGCGGCACCCTGTTTCTGGACGAACTGGGCGACATGCCGCCCTCGGTGCAGGTCAAGTTGTTGCGCGCCTTGCAGGAGGGTGAGATCGAGCCGCTGGGGTCGAACAAGCTGGTGCAGTTCGACGTGCGGGTGGTCGCAGCGACGTCGCGCGATTTGCAGCAAATGGTGCGCGATGGCGGGTTTCGGGAAGACCTGTTTTACCGGCTCAATGTCTTGCCGATCCGGGTGCCGCCGCTGCGCGAGCGCCAGGCCGATATCGCCTTGCTGACCGAAACGCTGTGCGAAGACATCGCCATGCGCGGCGGCGGGCACCACATGGAGCTCAGCCTGGAGGCCCAGGCGCTGTTGGCTGCGCAGCCCTGGCGCGGCAACATCCGGGAGTTGCGCAATGTGCTGGAGCAATTGGCCTTGCGCAGCGATTCGCCGCAGATCGAAGCGTCGGAGTTGCGCGCCGTGCTGGAGGCGGGCGGGCAGGCGCCGTTGCCCGCGCTGGCGGTTCGGCCTGGTGCCGGCTTTGCCAGTCCTTCAGTGGCGCCGGCGGCCATTCGCCCGCTGGCCGAGCGGGTGGCCGAGCTGGAGCACAGCGCCATTGCCGAAGCGCTGGTGCACACGGCGGGCAACCGCACCGCGGCCGCCCGCCTGCTCGGCATTTCCCGCGCCAGTCTTTATGACCGGCTGGAAACCATGGGCGAATTGTCTGAAAAACAGACCATCGTCTGA
- a CDS encoding substrate-binding domain-containing protein, with translation MTLTTRRFAVIALACSASLASSVALAQSGGEIRIAHVHSLTGPLEAYGKQTTTGFQMGLEYATGGTMMVAGKKLVVIEKDDQGKPDLGRSLLATAYADDKADIAVGPTSSGVALAMLPVAEEYKKILVVEPAVADSITGEKWNKYIFRTGRNSSQDAISNAVALDKAGVSIATLAQDYAFGRDGVSAFKSALKTAKLVHEEYLPTGTTDFTAGAQRLIDKLKDQPGRKVIFIIWAGAGNPFKIADLDLKRYGIEIATGGNILPAMAAYKSFPGMEGAAYYYFGIPKNPVNDAMVAAHYKEFKSPPDFFTAGGFSAAMAVVTALKKTNGDTSTNKLIKTMEGMSFETPKGTMTFRKEDHQAMQSMYHFKIKVDPAFAWGVPELVREIKPSEMNVPINNKR, from the coding sequence ATGACACTCACCACCCGCCGCTTTGCGGTGATCGCGCTCGCCTGCTCGGCATCCCTCGCTTCCTCCGTCGCCCTGGCCCAGTCCGGCGGCGAAATCCGCATTGCCCATGTGCACAGCCTGACCGGCCCGCTGGAGGCCTACGGCAAGCAAACGACCACCGGTTTCCAGATGGGTCTGGAATACGCCACCGGCGGCACGATGATGGTCGCCGGCAAAAAGCTGGTGGTGATTGAGAAAGATGACCAGGGCAAGCCCGATCTGGGCCGCAGCTTGCTGGCCACGGCCTACGCCGACGACAAGGCCGACATTGCTGTGGGCCCAACGTCTTCCGGCGTGGCGCTGGCCATGCTGCCGGTCGCAGAGGAATACAAAAAGATTCTGGTGGTCGAGCCCGCGGTGGCCGATTCGATCACGGGCGAGAAGTGGAACAAGTACATCTTCCGCACCGGCCGCAACAGCTCGCAGGACGCGATCTCTAACGCGGTGGCGCTGGACAAGGCTGGCGTGAGCATCGCCACGCTGGCGCAAGATTACGCTTTCGGTCGCGATGGCGTCTCGGCCTTCAAGTCCGCACTCAAGACCGCCAAGCTGGTTCACGAGGAATACCTGCCCACCGGCACCACCGACTTCACCGCCGGCGCCCAGCGTCTGATCGACAAGCTCAAGGACCAGCCAGGCCGCAAGGTGATCTTCATCATCTGGGCTGGCGCGGGCAATCCGTTCAAGATCGCCGATCTGGACCTGAAGCGCTACGGCATCGAGATCGCCACCGGCGGTAACATCCTGCCGGCCATGGCCGCCTACAAGAGCTTCCCCGGCATGGAAGGCGCGGCGTATTACTACTTCGGCATCCCGAAGAACCCGGTGAACGACGCCATGGTGGCGGCCCATTACAAAGAGTTCAAGAGCCCGCCCGACTTCTTCACGGCCGGCGGCTTCTCGGCCGCGATGGCGGTGGTCACGGCGCTGAAGAAAACCAACGGTGACACCAGCACCAACAAGCTGATCAAGACCATGGAGGGCATGAGCTTCGAGACCCCCAAGGGCACGATGACCTTCCGCAAGGAAGACCACCAGGCCATGCAGAGCATGTACCACTTCAAGATCAAGGTGGACCCGGCCTTCGCCTGGGGTGTGCCGGAGCTGGTGCGCGAGATCAAGCCGTCCGAGATGAACGTGCCGATCAACAACAAGCGCTGA
- a CDS encoding ABC transporter ATP-binding protein, producing the protein MLETSDLTVRFGGHVAVNAVSCAFQPGTLTAIVGPNGAGKTTYFNLISGQIKASAGRVKLNGVDMSSLGAPARAQAGLGRAFQLTNLFPNLTVRENVRLAVQARAGAGLNLWRIWSDRRDLVVRADEVLEAVALADKGDQLASSLPHGDQRKLEVGILMALEPQVFMFDEPTAGMSVDEAPVILNLIRNLKADKTKTILLVEHKMDVVRELSDRIIVLHNGELVADGEPAAVIASPVVQQAYLGINPEEEVDA; encoded by the coding sequence ATGCTTGAAACTTCAGATCTCACGGTCCGCTTTGGCGGGCATGTGGCGGTGAATGCTGTGTCATGTGCTTTTCAGCCGGGCACGCTGACGGCCATCGTCGGCCCCAACGGGGCGGGCAAGACCACCTACTTCAACCTCATTTCGGGCCAGATCAAGGCATCGGCGGGACGGGTGAAGCTCAACGGGGTGGATATGTCTTCGCTGGGCGCGCCGGCGCGGGCGCAGGCCGGCCTGGGCCGGGCTTTTCAGCTGACCAACCTGTTTCCCAATTTGACGGTGCGCGAAAACGTGCGCCTGGCGGTGCAGGCGAGAGCGGGCGCGGGGCTCAACCTGTGGCGCATCTGGAGCGACCGGCGCGACCTGGTGGTGCGGGCCGATGAGGTGCTGGAAGCCGTGGCCTTGGCCGACAAGGGCGACCAGCTCGCGTCCAGCCTGCCGCATGGCGATCAGCGCAAGCTGGAGGTCGGCATTCTGATGGCGCTGGAGCCGCAGGTGTTCATGTTTGACGAGCCCACGGCGGGCATGAGCGTGGACGAAGCGCCGGTGATCCTGAACCTGATCCGCAACCTCAAGGCGGACAAGACCAAAACCATTCTGCTGGTGGAGCACAAGATGGACGTGGTGCGCGAACTGTCGGACCGCATCATCGTGCTGCACAACGGCGAACTCGTGGCCGACGGCGAGCCCGCTGCGGTGATTGCCTCGCCGGTGGTACAGCAAGCCTACCTGGGCATCAACCCGGAAGAAGAGGTGGACGCATGA